In the Parasteatoda tepidariorum isolate YZ-2023 chromosome 3, CAS_Ptep_4.0, whole genome shotgun sequence genome, one interval contains:
- the LOC107455244 gene encoding protein draper: MLRQWVVLYTFILSILSLSQCLEDGPNVCAKQETYLTTVRVSYNKPYQIRSFTWCLSFPPRCSRYRIAYTTGYKTEPKTNTRTVNTCCKGFVLTADESRCIPYCSNPCIHGICVGPEECECQPGFGGPSCNVSCPTGKYGAQCERDCICENKALCDPVTGTCTCKPGWQGSDCSQPCDENYYGYHCEQECRCENGASCNPISGACICAAGYRGPLCIDPCPEGTHGESCSNKCDCQNGGTCSPVTGDCFCPPGWTGAVCANPCSPGYYGRNCSEKCSCYNGASCNHLTGKCTCSSGYRGDRCQDECPIGTWGLNCVNNCSCDNGAHCDPVDGTCLCLAGFTGEHCESRMCPSEYFGSHCDQICQCKHDNTEMCHPWTGRCKCLPGWSGDYCNRPCPALTYGIGCEQSCDCLNGALCDPINGTCICEPGYIGKNCEDKCLVGKYGKNCANNCTCENGAACTHTSGYCNCKPGWNGISCNLPCPLGMYGLQCQSKCQCQNGGACDPVTGECSCTAGYSGENCGQKCKHSTYGINCTQTCDCDWAHADSCDHVTGKCHCQEGWKGIRCNSQCDRGQWGSDCSNFCDCKNNSSCDITTGLCSCERGWTGNNCDQMCSHGYYGYNCSEKCPTCSNSNGTCHHITGQCHCNPGFTGLSCSETCPTGHYGPQCQLLCKCKNYGECNPATGECLCRSGWKGDDCSLPCPNGTFGILCKENCSCLRGGHCRRSDGVCLCPPGWMGPRCTEVCPEGYYGDHCMQPCECKGENYVCNPSSGCVCKYGYGGKDCELRLMGQSVQKMEDDTSSTSAGVVGGVTLAIVLLIVIVLLILYYRRRLKRLKDELAYVTYAADPNPSPDRRHFDNPVYAYQGVPAGGSALNNTNTKHIYNDLGMKSNLTKAKLGEEDLDHYSSAEKGACGGEYSEVSCLKSKVDLEFNPNIYHSIDDVKPNLSKKEPFYDEVKDKNCDAKACASADVDVYDHLEYNRPTNDIKPQYHRMEDTLKKGQSAKDL, from the exons cTTATTGCTCCAACCCATGCATCCATGGTATATGTGTTGGACCAGAGGAGTGTGAGTGCCAACCAGGTTTTGGTGGCCCTAGTTGCAATGtgt CCTGCCCAACTGGTAAATATGGAGCTCAATGTGAAAGAGATTGTATTTGTGAAAACAAAGCTTTGTGTGATCCCGTCACTGGAACATGTACTTGCAAGCCAG gtTGGCAAGGATCAGATTGCAGTCAACCTTGTGATGAGAATTATTATGGTTACCACTGTGAACAAGAGTGCCGCTGTGAAAATGGTGCCTCTTGCAATCCAATATCTGGTGCTTGCATTTGTGCTGCCGGGTACAGAGGACCACT ctGTATCGATCCCTGCCCTGAAGGAACACATGGTGAATCCTGCTCCAATAAATGTGATTGTCAAAATGGTGGCACCTGTTCTCCCGTGACAGGTGACTGCTTTTGTCCTCCAGGCTGGACT GGAGCTGTGTGTGCCAATCCTTGTTCTCCTGGTTATTATGGTAGAAATTGTTCTGAGAAATGTTCCTGCTACAATGGAGCCTCGTGCAACCATTTAACCGGAAAGTGTACCTGTTCATCAGGATATCGTGGTGACCGATGCCAAGACGAATGCCCTATTGGTACATGGGGATTGAATTGTGTAAAT AATTGTAGCTGTGATAATGGAGCTCATTGTGATCCAGTAGATGGTACATGTCTTTGTCTTGCTGGATTTACTGGTGAACATTGCGAaagcagaa tgtGTCCATCTGAATACTTTGGATCACATTGTGATCAGATTTGTCAATGCAAGCATGATAATACTGAAAT GTGCCACCCATGGACTGGTCGCTGTAAGTGCTTACCTGGCTGGTCAGGAGATTACTGCAACCGTCCATGTCCCGCACTCACTTATGGTATTGGATGTGAACAGTCATGTGATTGCTTGAATGGTGCCCTCTGTGATCCTATTAATGGAACTTGTATTTGTGAGCCTGGTTATATTGGAAAGAA TTGTGAAGACAAATGCCTTGTGGGAAAATATGGAAAGAATTGTGCAAATAATTGTACCTGTGAGAATGGAGCCGCATGCACCCATACTTCTGGCTATTGTAATTGCAAGCCTG GTTGGAATGGTATCAGTTGTAATCTTCCGTGTCCTCTCGGAATGTATGGCTTACAATGCCAAAGTAAATGTCAATGTCAGAACGGAGGAGCTTGTGATCCCGTTACTGGGGAATGTAGTTGCACTGCTGGCTACTCTGGAGAAAATTGTGGGCAGAAATGCAAG cacAGCACATATGGGATCAATTGCACTCAAACTTGTGATTGTGACTGGGCTCATGCAGATAGTTGTGATCATGTGACTGGAAAATGCCATTGTCAAGAAGGGTGGAAAG GTATAAGATGTAACAGTCAATGCGACAGAGGCCAATGGGGATCCGACTGTTCAAATTTCTGtgactgtaaaaataattcctcCTGTGATATAACTACTGGTCTTTGCAGTTGTGAAAGAGGCTGGACTGGTAACAACTGTGATCAAA tgTGTTCCCATGGTTACTATGGGTATAATTGTTCTGAAAAGTGTCCTACGTGCTCGAACAGTAATGGCACTTGTCACCATATAACAGGCCAGTGTCACTGTAATCCTGGTTTTACTGGACTTAGCTGCAGTGAAA CATGCCCTACTGGTCATTATGGTCCTCAGTGTCAATTACTGTGcaaatgcaaaaattacggaGAGTGTAATCCAGCCACTGGTGAATGCTTGTGTCGATCTGGGTGGAAAGGAGATGACTGCAGCTTAC cttgtcCAAATGGAACATTTGGTAttctttgtaaagaaaattgCAGCTGCTTACGTGGCGGACACTGCAGAAGAAGTGATGGTGTTTGTCTTTGTCCACCTGGATGGATGGGACCACGTTGCACTGAAG tATGTCCTGAGGGTTATTATGGAGACCACTGCATGCAACCTTGTGAATGCAAAGgtgaaaattatgtttgtaatcCATCTTCCGGATGTGTTTGCAAGTATGGTTATGGTGGCAAAGATTGTGAgctaa GATTGATGGGACAAAGTGTTCAGAAAATGGAGGATGACACTTCATCGACGAGTGCAGGTGTTGTCGGAGGCGTTACATTGGCCATTGTCTTATTGATTGTCATTGTCTTGTTAATATTGTATTACAGGAGACGTCTAAAGAGACTAAAAGATGAATTAGCATATGTCAC atatgctGCTGATCCTAATCCATCACcag atcgCAGGCATTTTGATAATCCTGTTTATGCATACCAAGGAGTTCCAGCTGGAGGTTCTGCTCTCAATAACACTAACACAAAgcatatttataatgatttaggaatgaaaagtaatttaacaaaGGCCAAATTAGGAGAAGAAGATTTAGATCATTATTCCTCTGCCGAAAAAG GTGCTTGTGGAGGAGAATATAGTGAAGTGTCGTGTTTAAAATCTAAAGTAGATTTAGAATTTAATCCAAATATTTACCACAGTATTGATGATGTGAAGccaaatttatctaaaaaggaACCCTTTTACGATGAAGTAAAAGACAAAAACTGTGATG CTAAAGCTTGTGCAAGTGCTGATGTAGACGTATACGACCACTTGGAGTACAATCGGCCAACCAACGACATCAAACCGCAGTATCATCGGATGGAGGACACGCTAAAAAAAGGTCAAAGTGCAAAGGACCTCTAA